In one Deltaproteobacteria bacterium genomic region, the following are encoded:
- a CDS encoding sodium-translocating pyrophosphatase encodes MKSVCRRTIEALASFAVLLVASSAFASEADLVLPSLDVDISGINAHTLLLIGMAICVLGGLFGLTVYQRLKRLPVHKSMREVSEIIYETCKTYLFNQGKFLLILEILIGIIIVIYFGWLRHFEASQVIDIVVFSLIGIAGSYGVAWFGIRVNTFANSRASFASLKGKPYPTFAIPLMAGMSIGTLLISVELVMMLAIMLFFPENAGPCFIGFAIGESLGASALRIAGGIFTKIADIGSDLMKIIFNIKEDDARNPGVIADCTGDNAGDSVGPTADGFETYGVTGVALITFILLAVDPSLRVELLVWIFVMRIMMIITSIISYTINQIVARGRYLNTDKMNYEAPLTVLIWLTSIISIGMTYLVSYLVIPNLGNDPTLWWKLSTIITCGTLAGAVIPEVVKIFTSTKSRHVQEVVTSAREGGASLNVLSGLVAGNFSAFWMGLVIAGLMAIAFFVSTTGLGNFMVTPAVFAFGLVAFGFLGMGPVTIAVDSYGPVTDNAQSIYELSMIESIPEIDKEIEKEFGFKPAFDKGKLFLEENDGAGNTFKATAKPVLIGTAVVGATTLVFSIIVLLAKNAAGMGADASLTQLGGAIESVSKFFSLLHPTFLLGLICGGAVIYWFSGASIQAVSTGAYRAVEFIKRNIKLGGETDKASIEDSKKVVAICTKYAQKGTVNIFLSVFFGTLAFASIEPYFFVGYLISIAIFGLYQAIFMANAGAAWDNAKKLVEVDLGEKGTELHAATVVGDTVGDPFKDTSSVAMNPIIKFTTLFGLLATELALEMDGSTRIGLAIVFFAIMLVFVYRSFYGMRIKIDDDAKPS; translated from the coding sequence ATGAAGTCGGTTTGTCGCAGAACCATCGAGGCGCTGGCAAGTTTTGCAGTGCTCCTCGTTGCATCATCGGCCTTTGCAAGTGAAGCCGATTTGGTATTACCCTCTCTCGATGTCGATATTAGCGGTATCAATGCACATACATTGCTGCTCATCGGCATGGCTATCTGTGTCTTGGGTGGTTTGTTTGGATTAACTGTGTACCAGCGTCTTAAACGTTTGCCTGTACACAAGTCTATGCGCGAAGTCTCAGAAATCATTTATGAGACTTGTAAAACTTATCTATTCAATCAAGGCAAATTTTTATTAATTTTAGAAATCCTAATTGGCATTATCATCGTTATTTATTTTGGCTGGTTACGTCATTTTGAAGCCAGTCAGGTAATTGACATTGTGGTGTTCTCATTAATTGGTATTGCTGGTAGCTATGGTGTTGCTTGGTTTGGTATTCGCGTTAATACGTTTGCGAATTCACGAGCATCATTTGCCTCGTTAAAAGGTAAACCTTATCCAACTTTTGCCATTCCGCTTATGGCTGGCATGAGCATTGGTACCCTGCTTATCTCAGTTGAATTAGTGATGATGCTTGCCATCATGCTGTTCTTCCCTGAGAACGCTGGCCCCTGCTTTATCGGTTTTGCTATTGGCGAGTCGCTTGGCGCTTCAGCTCTGCGTATTGCTGGCGGTATCTTTACTAAAATTGCCGATATCGGCTCTGATTTAATGAAAATCATCTTCAATATCAAAGAAGATGATGCTCGTAATCCTGGCGTTATTGCTGATTGCACAGGTGATAATGCTGGTGACTCAGTTGGTCCCACCGCTGACGGTTTTGAAACTTATGGTGTAACAGGCGTTGCTCTTATCACCTTCATTTTACTTGCTGTTGATCCTAGCTTAAGAGTCGAATTGTTAGTCTGGATTTTCGTCATGCGCATCATGATGATTATTACCAGCATCATCTCCTACACCATCAACCAAATCGTTGCTCGTGGGCGTTATCTTAATACTGATAAGATGAATTACGAAGCCCCACTAACGGTTTTAATATGGCTTACTTCAATTATCTCTATTGGCATGACTTATTTAGTTTCTTATTTGGTCATTCCAAATCTTGGCAACGATCCAACCTTATGGTGGAAATTATCTACCATCATCACCTGCGGAACTCTTGCGGGTGCGGTTATACCTGAAGTAGTGAAAATCTTTACTTCAACTAAATCACGCCATGTCCAAGAAGTGGTCACCAGCGCTCGTGAAGGCGGTGCCTCACTTAATGTGCTCTCTGGTTTAGTAGCAGGTAATTTCAGTGCGTTCTGGATGGGTCTAGTCATTGCTGGGCTTATGGCTATAGCTTTCTTTGTTAGCACTACCGGCCTTGGTAATTTTATGGTCACCCCAGCAGTATTTGCTTTTGGTCTTGTGGCTTTTGGTTTCTTAGGTATGGGACCAGTTACCATCGCTGTCGACTCCTACGGACCAGTTACTGATAATGCGCAATCTATTTACGAATTATCGATGATTGAATCTATTCCTGAGATCGATAAAGAAATCGAAAAAGAGTTTGGCTTTAAACCTGCTTTTGATAAAGGCAAGCTTTTCCTTGAAGAAAATGATGGCGCTGGCAATACCTTCAAAGCTACCGCTAAACCTGTTCTAATTGGTACTGCAGTAGTTGGTGCAACCACCTTGGTATTCTCGATCATCGTACTACTAGCCAAAAATGCAGCAGGGATGGGTGCTGATGCTAGCTTGACTCAATTAGGTGGGGCAATCGAATCAGTATCTAAATTCTTTTCTCTGCTACATCCCACATTTTTATTAGGCCTAATTTGTGGTGGTGCGGTTATTTACTGGTTCTCGGGGGCTTCTATCCAAGCTGTTAGTACAGGTGCATATCGTGCCGTTGAATTTATCAAACGTAATATCAAACTAGGTGGTGAAACTGATAAGGCTTCAATCGAAGACTCTAAAAAGGTTGTAGCAATTTGCACTAAGTATGCACAAAAAGGTACAGTTAATATCTTTCTATCGGTGTTCTTTGGCACCTTAGCCTTTGCTTCAATTGAACCATATTTCTTTGTAGGTTATCTAATCTCCATCGCCATTTTTGGTCTTTATCAAGCCATTTTCATGGCCAATGCTGGTGCTGCTTGGGATAATGCTAAGAAACTTGTTGAAGTTGACTTGGGCGAAAAAGGCACAGAATTACATGCTGCAACTGTTGTGGGTGACACTGTAGGCGATCCATTCAAAGATACCTCATCAGTGGCTATGAACCCCATTATCAAGTTCACTACTCTTTTTGGCTTATTAGCTACTGAGTTAGCTCTTGAAATGGATGGTTCAACTCGCATTGGTTTAGCAATCGTTTTCTTTGCTATTATGTTAGTGTTTGTATACCGTTCATTTTACGGTATGCGCATTAAAATCGATGATGATGCTAAACCTTCATAA
- a CDS encoding DUF4080 domain-containing protein, whose protein sequence is MADIVLATINARYSHTSLGLRYLRANLGHWREHSQIIEFTLEERPNDIVECILALKPRILGLGVYIWNARITAELIGILKRIRPELFIVLGGPEVSYDSKSIAMVAQADHVITGEGEESFVELINDYFANKQPATKIIHGSLPDLSRIQLPYSEYSDIDIQQRIIYLEASRGCSFGCEFCLSALNRKVRWVPLDNLFIAMTNLWQRGLRHFRFVDRTFNIKPEISYKILEFFINKICPELFVHVEVIADQLPEQLLNIMAQFPKGTLQLEIGVQSLNDKIVARVGRKQKANQVVKSITKLRKKTQAHLHADLIIGLPGENLPSIAQSFDRLYATNPHEIQVGILKRLPGALIARHDTDWQMVYAQLPPYELLQNSCLDFMLVQRLKRFARYWDLVANSGRFITATKALCTTESPFFSFLDFAEWLFIKIKKTHQITPMRLASMLSTYLVEKRGMSSIEAQQLFESTSNDNNKGKSANNLIKNKQPKRQTRHHHN, encoded by the coding sequence GATATAGTTGAGTGCATTTTGGCGTTAAAACCACGTATTTTAGGACTTGGAGTATATATTTGGAATGCTCGTATCACTGCTGAACTAATAGGAATATTAAAGCGAATTCGCCCTGAATTATTCATAGTACTTGGTGGCCCTGAAGTAAGTTATGACAGCAAATCGATAGCTATGGTAGCACAAGCTGATCATGTTATTACTGGTGAAGGCGAAGAGAGTTTTGTTGAATTAATTAATGATTATTTTGCTAACAAACAACCTGCAACTAAGATAATTCATGGAAGTTTGCCAGATTTATCGCGCATACAATTACCATATTCTGAGTATAGCGATATCGATATCCAGCAACGTATTATTTATCTTGAAGCTTCACGTGGTTGCTCTTTTGGCTGTGAGTTTTGTCTTTCAGCGCTCAATAGAAAAGTACGTTGGGTGCCACTTGATAATTTGTTTATAGCCATGACAAATTTATGGCAACGGGGATTGCGTCATTTTCGTTTTGTTGATCGCACTTTTAATATTAAACCAGAAATTAGCTATAAAATACTTGAGTTTTTTATTAATAAAATCTGCCCAGAACTTTTTGTACATGTTGAAGTAATTGCTGATCAGCTACCCGAACAACTCTTAAACATTATGGCGCAGTTTCCCAAAGGCACGCTACAGTTAGAGATAGGAGTGCAAAGCTTAAATGACAAAATTGTTGCCCGTGTTGGCCGTAAACAAAAAGCCAATCAGGTAGTTAAAAGCATTACTAAATTACGCAAAAAAACCCAGGCACATTTGCACGCAGATTTAATTATTGGTTTGCCTGGTGAAAATTTACCAAGTATAGCGCAAAGCTTTGATCGCCTTTATGCCACTAATCCTCATGAAATACAGGTAGGTATATTAAAACGTTTACCAGGGGCTTTGATCGCTCGGCATGATACTGATTGGCAAATGGTTTATGCTCAATTGCCACCTTATGAACTATTACAAAATTCATGCTTAGATTTTATGTTAGTGCAACGATTAAAACGTTTTGCTCGCTATTGGGATCTCGTTGCTAATAGTGGTCGCTTTATTACCGCTACAAAAGCATTATGCACCACAGAATCTCCATTTTTCTCATTTTTAGACTTCGCTGAATGGCTCTTTATAAAAATTAAGAAGACACATCAAATCACACCAATGCGATTAGCATCTATGCTAAGTACATATCTTGTTGAAAAACGTGGGATGTCATCTATTGAAGCTCAACAGCTATTTGAGTCGACATCCAATGATAATAATAAAGGTAAATCCGCTAATAATCTTATCAAAAATAAACAACCGAAACGCCAAACACGACATCATCATAACTAG